The Xiphophorus couchianus chromosome 5, X_couchianus-1.0, whole genome shotgun sequence genome includes a region encoding these proteins:
- the LOC114144778 gene encoding ependymin-like gives MCLGFPQQVVLLQTFLTMNSVGLLFCFSLLLVAATSQAPKPCFAPELLTGGVSVMATGGLMTTSGAVAYDALGQRLRARHYGSFGNLTVAVDELMLYQQEVMYEINWSAQTCRKLPLDTYFIPMQVPEDASLLGQTILGSSSSWGMGLLTNTWVGQFPNNDSYLLTFTEIGCLPVTLTNYSPKIGWTTISTYNWVIGMSNPEDFFPPAFCYDAKMEKSAKPQTFFSAMESLAMMVQSMK, from the exons ATGTGTTTGGGTTTTCCTCAACAGGTTGTCCTGCTCCAGACATTTCTCACCATGAACTCTGTCGGATTGCTGTTCTGCTTCAGCCTGCTGCTGGTAGCTGCTACCAGTCAGGCACCTAAACCCTGCT TTGCTCCAGAACTGTTGACTGGTGGCGTTTCTGTG ATGGCCACCGGTGGATTAATGACAACATCAGGAGCAGTCGCCTACGACGCCCTCGGACAGAGGCTGCGGGCCAGACACTATGGCAGCTTCGGGAATCTAACCGTGGCAGTGGACGAGCTGATGCTCTACCAGCAG GAGGTCATGTATGAGATCAATTGGAGCGCTCAGACGTGCAGGAAGTTGCCCCTGGATACCTACTTCATACCCATGCAGGTTCCTGAAGACGCTTCCCTGCTCGGTCAGACGATCCTGGGCTCCAGCTCCTCTTGGGGGATGGGTCTGCTGACCAACACCTGGGTGGGGCAATTTCCCAATAACG ACTCGTATTTACTCACCTTCACTGAGATCGGCTGCCTTCCTGTGACTTTGACAAACTACTCTCCAAAAATAGGATGGACCACCATCAG CACCTACAACTGGGTGATTGGAATGTCTAATCCAGAGGATTTCTTCCCTCCTGCTTTCTGCTACGACGCAAAAATGGAGAAATCTGCCAAGCCGCAAACCTTCTTCTCTGCCATGGAGTCCCTGGCCATGATGGTGCAGTCTATGAAGTGA